A region of uncultured Carboxylicivirga sp. DNA encodes the following proteins:
- a CDS encoding response regulator transcription factor, whose product MKILIIEDELDLLEEISSYLLKEDYICEVACNYKDALEKLQIYHYDIAIVDITLPGGSGLSLIELLKKTNTDSGILIISAKNSLDDKLKGLEIGADDYITKPFHLAELNARIKAIIRRRKFDGVTEIIFNEIKINPEDKIVDVNNNKLRLTKKEYDLLHFFIANKNRLLTKESIAEHLWGDNIDLADNFDFVYTHINNLRKKIIAAGGTDYLQTIYGMGYKYTDL is encoded by the coding sequence ATGAAAATTTTAATTATAGAAGATGAGCTAGATCTTTTAGAGGAAATAAGCTCTTATCTATTAAAGGAAGACTATATATGTGAAGTTGCCTGTAATTACAAGGATGCTCTTGAGAAATTACAAATTTACCACTACGATATTGCCATTGTAGATATTACACTACCAGGAGGTTCAGGACTTTCTTTGATCGAGTTATTAAAGAAAACTAATACTGATTCTGGCATTCTGATTATCTCTGCTAAAAATTCGCTTGACGACAAATTGAAGGGGCTTGAAATTGGTGCTGATGATTACATTACAAAACCTTTTCATTTAGCTGAATTGAATGCCAGAATTAAAGCGATAATAAGAAGACGGAAATTTGATGGTGTAACAGAAATAATATTTAACGAGATTAAAATTAATCCCGAAGATAAAATAGTGGATGTAAACAACAATAAATTAAGGCTTACTAAAAAAGAGTACGATTTGCTCCATTTCTTTATTGCAAACAAGAATCGCTTACTTACCAAAGAATCAATAGCGGAACACCTTTGGGGCGATAACATTGATCTGGCTGATAATTTTGATTTTGTTTATACCCATATCAATAATCTCAGAAAAAAAATTATTGCAGCAGGAGGCACTGATTATTTACAAACTATTTATGGTATGGGGTATAAATACACCGACTTATGA
- a CDS encoding site-specific integrase, whose product MRITTNFLLKKAKRRSDGTYPIYIRATLDGRRIELSTGVFVSDESWNKTEQKIINKYPNAKLLNNRLSKVVNKLIEIHYQLEALGDEYDIQSIKEHFSGTPKFYLVNTFQIVIDSIEKKVGFGYSYGTYKHYKTTLKRLKLFLNDSYNKQDISLNKIDYNFLNSFDTWLKVKHQVSGHTVGKYHKQLKKVLNDAIALKLLDKNPYTNFKIKSYQGKRDFLTMEEVNTIEGKQFEFARINVVSDIFIFACYTGLSYSDIANLTLKHIMRGDDNEEWIVVDRKKTDNRCRIPLLPKAKCIIEKYKDYPVSNNKGRLLPVNSNQKMNAYLKEIADICKINKNLSMHVARHTFATSVTLANGVPIETVSKMLGHDSLKTTQIYGKIIDSKISKDMKKLKALL is encoded by the coding sequence ATGAGAATTACAACAAACTTCCTTTTAAAAAAGGCAAAAAGAAGAAGTGATGGAACCTACCCTATTTACATTAGAGCTACTTTGGATGGCAGGCGTATCGAATTGTCAACAGGAGTCTTTGTTTCTGATGAAAGCTGGAATAAAACAGAACAGAAAATCATTAACAAATATCCTAATGCAAAATTATTAAATAACCGACTTTCTAAAGTTGTTAATAAACTAATCGAAATCCATTATCAGTTGGAAGCGCTGGGCGATGAATACGATATTCAATCCATAAAAGAACATTTTAGCGGAACACCCAAATTTTATTTGGTTAATACCTTTCAAATAGTAATTGACTCTATCGAAAAGAAAGTTGGGTTTGGCTATTCATACGGAACCTACAAACACTATAAAACCACACTCAAACGTCTGAAGTTATTTTTAAATGATTCATACAATAAACAAGATATTTCACTTAACAAGATTGATTATAACTTCCTTAATTCTTTTGATACCTGGCTGAAAGTGAAACATCAGGTTTCGGGACATACCGTTGGGAAATATCACAAACAGCTTAAGAAAGTGCTTAATGATGCTATAGCCCTAAAATTATTGGACAAAAATCCGTATACCAACTTTAAAATTAAGAGTTATCAAGGAAAGCGGGATTTTCTAACCATGGAAGAAGTCAATACCATTGAAGGAAAACAATTTGAGTTCGCCAGAATAAATGTAGTAAGTGACATTTTTATTTTTGCATGCTATACCGGATTATCTTATTCAGATATAGCCAATCTCACATTAAAGCACATTATGCGAGGTGATGATAATGAAGAATGGATTGTAGTTGATCGCAAGAAAACAGATAATCGTTGTCGTATACCCTTATTACCCAAAGCTAAGTGTATCATTGAGAAGTATAAGGATTATCCGGTCAGTAATAATAAAGGCAGACTTTTACCTGTTAATTCCAATCAAAAAATGAACGCCTATTTAAAAGAGATCGCAGATATCTGTAAAATCAATAAGAACTTATCTATGCATGTTGCCAGACATACTTTTGCAACTTCTGTTACATTAGCTAATGGTGTACCTATTGAGACAGTCTCCAAAATGCTTGGGCATGATTCGCTTAAGACAACTCAGATTTATGGAAAAATCATTGATTCTAAAATCAGTAAGGATATGAAAAAGTTGAAAGCACTTTTGTAA
- a CDS encoding HAMP domain-containing sensor histidine kinase: MKLTQKLNSQYVSYSLAIFIIVGIALFIVLKNIVNEDTDEKLENTFEQIELLISEKPQSLNLYPTINVNQGLEKPFNKYFSDTTLLVNDELEEYRQLIGSVTIENVHYKIIVRELGIESSDLLSTLAVVILIGFLFLILSLYVINKRITQTTWLPFYYNLEKLKQFSLQSSKPFIPTKTDTEEFNEMNIVLKSLTDKVISDYDNLKKFSENASHELQTPLAIIRTKIEAILDENTLSSTQVEKMQSIYQNINRLSKINKGLILLTKIENKQFTGQEEISLNDIIKNQIENFSELIEMKHLVFDYHFQSDWKIKGDKILVEMLVNNLFANSILHNIENGQLIIELDNYLLKFSNSGERIISENEKLFERFYKSGATGSTGLGLAISKQICLSMGLNISYTFENQLHIFKISF, translated from the coding sequence ATGAAACTTACCCAGAAGTTAAATAGTCAATATGTAAGCTATTCATTAGCAATATTTATAATCGTAGGAATTGCTTTATTTATTGTTTTAAAGAATATTGTTAATGAAGATACAGATGAAAAATTAGAAAACACATTTGAGCAAATAGAATTACTAATAAGTGAAAAACCTCAATCACTAAATTTGTATCCAACTATAAATGTAAATCAAGGTTTAGAAAAACCATTTAATAAATATTTCTCAGATACTACTCTTTTAGTTAATGACGAATTGGAAGAATACCGACAATTAATCGGATCGGTAACCATTGAAAATGTTCATTATAAGATAATCGTTCGCGAACTAGGTATTGAGTCAAGCGACTTACTTAGTACACTGGCCGTTGTTATTTTGATAGGTTTTCTATTTTTAATTCTTTCATTGTATGTTATAAACAAGAGAATAACACAAACAACATGGTTGCCTTTTTATTATAACCTTGAAAAATTGAAACAATTTTCACTTCAATCATCAAAACCTTTCATTCCGACAAAAACTGACACAGAAGAGTTTAATGAAATGAATATTGTTTTAAAATCGCTTACCGACAAAGTGATTTCTGATTACGATAACCTTAAAAAGTTTTCAGAAAATGCCTCGCACGAACTTCAAACACCTTTGGCTATTATTCGAACTAAAATTGAAGCCATTTTGGATGAAAATACATTATCATCAACACAAGTTGAAAAGATGCAATCTATCTATCAGAATATAAATCGATTATCAAAAATCAACAAAGGTTTAATCCTACTAACAAAAATTGAGAATAAGCAATTTACGGGGCAAGAAGAAATAAGCCTAAATGATATTATCAAGAATCAAATCGAGAACTTTAGTGAGCTTATTGAAATGAAACATCTTGTATTTGATTACCACTTTCAATCCGATTGGAAGATAAAAGGTGATAAAATATTGGTTGAAATGCTGGTAAATAATTTGTTTGCCAATTCGATACTTCATAATATTGAAAATGGACAGCTTATCATTGAACTCGACAATTATTTATTAAAATTTTCAAATTCAGGTGAAAGAATCATCTCTGAAAATGAAAAATTATTTGAACGTTTCTATAAAAGCGGAGCAACAGGTTCAACCGGACTCGGGTTAGCTATTTCAAAACAAATTTGTTTAAGTATGGGGTTGAATATTAGTTATACTTTTGAAAATCAACTTCATATTTTCAAAATTTCCTTTTAA
- a CDS encoding PepSY-like domain-containing protein: MKKTILSFLASGLVFIACGQNPTPPKEVQTAFSKQFKEVQNPKWEQEDNEWEAEFKVNGTEMSASFDNSGNWLETETEVKKKDVPADIFKAVNLKFEGWEMEEVERIEKPNFKGYEIALEKGETETEILVNDSGEITIKKVKVEDDEEDND, encoded by the coding sequence ATGAAAAAAACTATCTTATCCTTTTTAGCTAGTGGTTTAGTGTTTATTGCATGTGGGCAAAACCCTACACCCCCTAAAGAAGTGCAGACAGCATTTTCAAAACAGTTTAAAGAAGTGCAAAATCCGAAATGGGAACAGGAAGACAATGAATGGGAGGCTGAATTTAAAGTAAATGGAACAGAAATGTCAGCTAGTTTCGATAATTCAGGCAATTGGCTTGAAACTGAAACTGAAGTAAAAAAGAAAGATGTTCCTGCAGATATTTTCAAAGCTGTAAACCTGAAATTTGAAGGTTGGGAAATGGAAGAAGTTGAAAGAATCGAAAAACCTAATTTTAAAGGGTATGAAATCGCTTTAGAAAAAGGTGAAACCGAAACCGAGATTTTGGTAAATGATTCAGGAGAGATTACCATAAAGAAGGTTAAAGTTGAAGATGACGAGGAGGATAATGATTAG
- a CDS encoding head GIN domain-containing protein translates to MKILSTLFLSFFLVFGMQAQEEDSTIQKQVRKMGSFDRVKASKGVNVTLIEGEKESVEVHIKNGELSDVITELDSRQLVVKMKTKIYKGVAVQVYVTYKTIREVETGSGGSIDAENTIYADKLKIKAGADSSIELDVDVNAVEASGNAARIELSGVCNVQEVNMGTGGKYYSYPLDSKEAVVKATLGSTIEITVKEKLNSSTSTGGSVTYKGEPAKIEIKGKVQEAEE, encoded by the coding sequence ATGAAAATATTAAGCACATTATTTCTGTCATTTTTTCTTGTGTTTGGAATGCAGGCTCAGGAAGAAGATTCTACCATACAGAAACAAGTACGTAAAATGGGATCATTCGACCGTGTTAAGGCCAGTAAAGGAGTAAATGTTACCTTGATAGAAGGAGAAAAAGAATCGGTTGAAGTACATATTAAAAACGGAGAGCTCAGCGACGTAATTACCGAATTAGATAGCCGCCAGTTGGTTGTTAAGATGAAAACCAAGATTTATAAAGGTGTGGCAGTACAAGTGTATGTAACGTACAAAACCATTCGTGAGGTTGAAACCGGATCCGGCGGTAGTATTGATGCTGAAAACACCATTTATGCCGATAAGCTGAAAATAAAGGCTGGTGCCGATTCAAGTATTGAACTGGATGTGGATGTAAATGCTGTTGAGGCTTCAGGTAATGCTGCCCGCATTGAATTATCGGGTGTTTGTAATGTGCAGGAAGTTAATATGGGTACCGGAGGTAAATATTACAGTTATCCGTTAGACAGTAAAGAAGCCGTTGTTAAAGCAACATTGGGTAGTACCATTGAAATTACTGTTAAGGAAAAACTAAATTCTTCAACCAGTACCGGTGGATCCGTTACTTACAAAGGCGAACCGGCAAAAATAGAAATTAAAGGAAAAGTTCAGGAAGCTGAAGAATAA